Proteins from a genomic interval of Epinephelus fuscoguttatus linkage group LG16, E.fuscoguttatus.final_Chr_v1:
- the LOC125903128 gene encoding otoraplin-like: MSYPLVILLCVGLLHQTVGVIRMDKLADNKICGDAECSHVLSMATALDDFIAPDCRFINIRRGQMVYVYSKLVPEEGAGVFWSGSVYSERYVNQMGIIGYFPATVVKETQKFTQDTVQIPTADIDFYCD, encoded by the exons ATGAGTTATCCACTGGTGattctgctctgtgtgggaCTTCTGCACCAGACTGTGGGGGTCATTCGGATGGATAAACTAGCagacaacaagatctgtggagaTGCAGAGTGCTCAC ATGTTCTGTCCATGGCCACAGCCTTGGATGACTTCATAGCTCCTGACTGCAGATTCATCAACATCAGGAGGGGTCAGATGGTCTATGTGTATTCTAAACTCGTACCAGAGGAGGGCGCCGGAGTCTTCTGGTCTGGAAgt GTTTACAGTGAGCGGTACGTGAACCAGATGGGCATCATCGGATACTTCCCTGCGACTGTGGTGAAGGAGACACAAAAGTTTACACAAGACACGGTTCAGATTCCCACAGCT GACATTGACTTCTACTGTGATTAA
- the gtpbp2a gene encoding GTP-binding protein 2, with the protein MDARVSELFGSGNGHGSGSHGASSVKPGNGYGVAPKKACVKHNKKSKARFSRNFKPSNNTPYLPPEAEEGNIEYKLKLVNPTQYRFEHLATQMKWRLQEGRGEAVYQIGVEDNGMLVGLSEDDMRTSLKTLHRLAEKVGADIAVLREREVDYDSDVPRMIAEVLIRKVPDDQQFLDLRVAVLGNVDSGKSTLLGVLTQGELDNGRGRARLNLFRHLHEIQTGRTSSISFEILGFNSKGEVVNYSESRTAEEICESASKMITFIDLAGHHKYLKTTIFGLTSYCPDFAMLVVSANTGIAGTTREHLGLAMALKVPIFIVISKVDLCTRATVERTVRQLERVLKQPGCNKVPMIVSSTDDAVTAAQQFAQSPNITPIFTCSSVSGDSLDLLKVFFNIIPPLSNSKEQEELMQQLTEFQVDEIYTVPEVGTVVGGTLYSGICREGDHLVVGPTDSGQFHKLTIGSIQRNRSACRVLRAGQAATLALGNFDRSLLRKGMVMVSPEMDPTICWMFEAEIVLLFHAKTFHKGFQVTVHIGNVRQTATVEAVYGKEELRTGEKAVVLFKFIKHPEYLKVGAKVLFRQGVTKGIGHVTKLQPIAQYQPPQSEDDEA; encoded by the exons ATGGATGCGCGGGTATCGGAGTTATTCGGCTCAGGAAATGGACACGGCTCGGGATCTCACGGTGCATCCAGCGTCAAGCCGGGAAACGGCTACGGGGTAGCCCCTAAAAAGGCTTGTGTCAAGCACAACAAGAAATCCAAGGCTCGATTCTCCCGCAACTTCAAACCGAGCAATAACACTCCGTATCTACCTCCAGAG GCCGAAGAGGGGAATATAGAGTACAAG CTGAAGCTGGTGAACCCCACGCAGTACCGCTTTGAGCACCTGGCAACGCAAATGAAATGGCGACTGCAGGAGGGTCGAGGCGAAGCTGTCTATCAAATAGGTGTCGAGGATAATGGCATGCTGGTGGGACTGTCAGAGGATGATATGAGGACGTCACTGAAGACTCTGCATAGGCTGGCAGAGAA AGTTGGAGCTGACATCGCTGTtctcagagaaagagaggtggaCTATGACTCTGACGTGCCTCGTATGATTGCTGAAGTTCTCATTCGCAAGGTGCCAGATGACCAGCAG TTTTTGGACCTGCGGGTAGCTGTACTGGGTAATGTGGACTCGGGCAAGTCCACTCTGTTAGGTGTTTTGACACAGGGTGAGCTGGACAATGGACGGGGGAGAGCGAGGCTCAACCTCTTCAGGCATCTACATGAGATCCAGACTGGACGCACCTCAAGCATCAGCTTTGAAATCCTTGGCTTTAATAGTAAAGGAGAG GTTGTGAATTACAGTGAGTCTCGAACAGCAGAGGAGATTTGTGAGAGTGCGTCTAAAATGATCACATTCATTGATCTGGCTGGTCACCACAAGTACCTGAAGACCACCATCTTTGGCCTCACCAGCTACTGTCCGGATTTCGCTATGCTGGTCGTCAGCGCAAATACCGGCATTG CTGGAACAACACGGGAGCATCTTGGACTTGCCATGGCCCTGAAGGTGCCAATCTTCATCGTCATCAGCAAGGTGGACCTCTGTACGCGAGCCACAGTGGAGCGCACCGTGCGGCAGCTGGAGCGTGTCCTGAAGCAGCCGGGCTGCAACAAGGTGCCCATGATTGTAAGCAGCACAGACGATGCCGTCACAGCAGCGCAGCAGTTCGCCCAGTCACCCAA CATCACACCCATCTTCACCTGCTCCAGTGTGTCAGGAGACAGTCTAGACTTGCTCAAGGTTTTCTTCAACATCATCCCGCCTCTAAGCAACAGcaaggagcaggaggagcttATGCAACAGCTAACTGAGTTTCAG GTGGATGAGATCTACACAGTGCCAGAGGTGGGGACCGTGGTGGGAGGCACTCTCTACAG TGGTATTTGCCGTGAAGGCGATCACCTTGTAGTGGGGCCCACAGACTCGGGCCAGTTCCACAAGTTGACCATCGGGAGCATCCAAAGGAACCGCTCGGCATGCAGGGTGCTCAGGGCCGGCCAGGCTGCCACACTCGCTCTGGGCAACTTCGATCGCTCATTACTACGCAAG GGTATGGTGATGGTGAGCCCGGAAATGGATCCTACCATCTGCTGGATGTTTGAGGCTGAGATTGTGCTGCTCTTCCACGCCAAGACCTTCCACAAGGGCTTCCAGGTTACTGTGCACATTGGCAATGTGAGACAGACCGCTACAGTGGAGGCTGTGTATGGCAAG gaggagctgaggaCAGGGGAGAAAGCAGTTGTTCTCTTCAAGTTCATCAAGCACCCAGAATACTTGAAAGTGGGAGCTAAGGTGCTCTTCAGACAGGGCGTGACTAAAGGTATCGGCCACGTCACCAAGCTGCAGCCCATCGCCCAGTACCAGCCACCCCAAAGCGAGGATGACGAAGCCTAA